One window of the Mixophyes fleayi isolate aMixFle1 chromosome 6, aMixFle1.hap1, whole genome shotgun sequence genome contains the following:
- the CLDND1 gene encoding claudin domain-containing protein 1 — protein MDNRFATALVIGSVLSLLSVIYLSVAVGTVSWYHYFTSPALTNVSGTAANEFQNEQEKANEKAYTDALYHCNGSLGLWQQCITVHLDDLDQNSDDMIDPLFGSRCVSLSFSDQFLEKYMQPGNHNTEIDLVRTYLWRCQFLLPLVALGLIFFGAIIGLAGCVCRSLYPALGTGVLHLLAGVCTLGSVMCFASGVHMLQKSLPPPPGVRGEYGWSFCLACVSSPLQVMAGALFLWASRASRREYSLMKAYRVA, from the exons ATGGATAACCGATTTGCCACTGCACTAGTGATTGGTAGTGTCTTATCTCTTTTGTCTGTGATTTACCTGTCTGTGGCAGTGGGGACAGTCTCATGGTACCACTATTTTACCTCTCCTGCACTCACCAATGTTAGTGGGACAGCTGCAAATGAATTCCAAAATGAGCAAGAAAAGGCGAACGAGAAGGCGTATACAGATGCTCTCTACCACTGCAATGGCAGCTTGGGTTTATGGCAGCAATGCATTACTGTGCACCTAGATGACCTTGACCAAAACAGTGATG ATATGATAGACCCTCTGTTTGGCTCGCGATGTGTCTCGCTGTCTTTCTCTGATCAGTTCTTGGAGAAATATATGCAGCCTGGAAATCACAACACTGAGATTGATCTAGTTCGGACGT ATTTGTGGCGCTGCCAATTTTTGCTCCCATTGGTTGCACTTGGACTTATATTCTTTGGAGCCATTATTGGTCTTGCCGGCTGTGTGTGCCGCAGTCTTTATCCAGCACTAGGAACTGGGGTCTTGCACCTACTGGCAG GTGTTTGCACATTGGGATCGGTTATGTGCTTTGCCAGTGGGGTGCACATGCTGCAGAAGAGTCTGCCCCCTCCTCCAGGTGTACGGGGAGAGTATGGATGGTCCTTCTGCTTGGCTTGTGTCTCCTCACCTCTACAGGTCATGGCTGGTGCCCTCTTTCTTTGGGCATCTCGAGCCAGTCGGCGAGAGTATTCCCTAATGAAGGCATATCGTGTGGCCTGA